Part of the Corticium candelabrum chromosome 15, ooCorCand1.1, whole genome shotgun sequence genome, ACTGGACGCCGAGAACAACCAAAAATATGTCCGGGCAACTGAAACGGTAAACTGTGGTTGCCCAGGGACAACCCACCCTACCTACCAGCTTGACTTTCCTTCTTGAGCAAGCATGCCCTCATTGGCTAGAAAACTTAATTATAGATAAGTATATCGTTTTGCAGACCTACTGAGAGCATTTAGGTGTCATGACATCAGATGTGTCTTTCCTAATTAAGTGCCAGATTGGGCGTGGCCTGTAGCAAGGAAGTACTACTTTGTGCCATTTAtgcttgtgtgcttgcttgtaaCATAGAAGTACCCAAAAGTGAAAATTGCAAACAAGCATCCTATCTTTATACGGGTTACTCTATACTAAAATCATGAAGGGCAAGATGTCAGCTATTGCTTCAGAGTCCCGTGTGGTCGATAGTATTGCTGTTTATCTTTATCCTGTTGCACAtcgtttgcctgtctgtgtccaaGGAGATGGAAACTGCCAGAGCGGCAAGTCTGCTTCTCACAGGTTGTATCTGTTtaccaatacatatatttcttatacaagacattattacagtctacaatacgCTAGAAATCggcaagttctaagacaaattGGACCTAAAAGGTTCGTAGCTAAGGCCAAGAGTCAAACATCTGACAATAGGCTAACAGAGGTACTAATAGCACACAAGCGAGTCAgcactatactggactctgctcgTCTACTGCAGTAACAGTTACACTCTTGCATTGTATTGCTGCATGACAATTGAGAATCGAGTCGTCCAGTAATTCTTGAACTCGTCTTGTCTGCacctagttgtctgtctgtctgtgtgtctgtcaatggaTTTTTATACATGAAAGTTAATAGATCatgctaatacatgtgataaaatgtaaaagatttatgtgcactgtctctgtctgtttgtctagttaTTAGCTGtattttgcctgtctgtaaatacatacattCTCATAGCAATAGCGGGTCATGGATTTAGTGTATGGGCAACCAGAGTAATGACCGGgcaactaaattttttatgTATGATTGCCCGGAGACAACTTAGAGATGAGACGATTTGTTgtacactggtgtgtgtgtgtgtgtgtgtgtgtgtgtgtgtgtgtgtgtgtgtgtgtgtgtgtgtgtgtgtgtgtgtgtgtgtgtgtgtgtgtgtgtgtgtgtgtgtgtgtgtgtgtgtgttcatctgcctgtttgccatcCCTCCACCATCTAtaatgtctgtatgttgtatgtCCATTGTATGCTGATAATCCATCACATCATTCTAGGACAATACAAATACTGGCACCAGCCTCCTCATCCATCAAATAGCAACAGTAGCCGCCGTTCACAAGTCAGCAGCCACACAGCCCAATGACGACTATAACGAAGATGCCACAGAAACAGCAGCGAATCAGGAAACACACAAGTATACACAGTGAACCATCCAGCATCAGACACGACGTCCGAAGTGTCCTACACTGCACTACTAGTTGCCGTCAATGGGATCGCTGCCGTTAGTCCCATCAACACGCACAAACGTTTACTCGATTGTTGATTGCATCGTGGACCTACGTTTCAGGCTGCAGACGAGAGCGACAAAGAAGACGAAACGGagagaaacaaagacacagaagAGAGAAACGAAGACACAAGAAACGAGACACAAGACAACATAAGAGCTGATAGTAAGTCAAATGTGGACAAGACAGCAGACAACATTGTGACAAACACGAGAGACGAATTTGTAGACGAAAGTACCGAGGCACCTCCTGTGTTCCACATTGCTGCGCCTCCGAGTCACGACGAATACGGCGATAGCGAACACAACGAACCGATAAGCAGGAAACCGTCGTTCCCGTTGTACAACCGATTGCAGCAGCTTCCATAACACAAACTGTCGTCCACAAGCCGTCACCCGCAGTCTCCcagcgtctgtctgtcttcatgcttcctcctcctcctcctgcaCCCGAGGCGTCCATCACTCTTCCAATATTCCACGTCTCTCGTCCTCCTTTGGATGAATACATAGACTCTAGTGATGATGAGACGAAGGTGGAGATTACCACAGACAAGCAGGTGGATGGATTGGCAGTACAAGTCGGTGATTCAGAGAACACGGACCGAGTCGTGTCTTCAGACCCGCAGGAAGTGCTTCAACAAACGATGCATCAACGAAGGAAACGAATCAATCCCGGCAGCATCTAGTAAGGCAATCGTATcgtgatttgtttgtctgtctgtctgttgtaatGCCGTGGATTCTCTGTGTAGCATCCGGGAGCGTGCAAATCGATTGATCTCTGTGGACTCGTCGACGACCGAGGTGTCTGTCGATGAGACGTGGGATCCATCGTTTCATGACACTTCGACGCTTGATAATTCAATAACATTAACTCAGAGTAAACAAGGACACGAGAATGTCCGTAAATCTGATGAGGAAAACGAAGCAGCTGAACACACGCGAGGTGCACGAAGATACTACAGACGAACCGGATGGCAACAGAGAGGCGACAGGGTCAAGTGAGGAGACTGAAAAGAGGCCTGATGATGTGATTGTTGGGCAAGTGGAGGATGTATTGGAGGATTGGAGCAGCacacaggtgtgtgtgtgtgtgtgtgtgtgtgtgtgtgtgtgtgtgtgtgtgtgtgtgtgtgtgtgtgtgtgtgtgtgtgtgtgtgtgtggtgtgtgtgtgtggtgtggtgtggtgtgtgtgtgtgtgtgtgtgtgtgtgtgtgtgtgtgtgtgtgtgtgtgtggtgtgtgtgtgtggtgtgtgtgtgtgtgcgcgtgtgtgtgtgtgtgtgtgtgtgtgtgtgtgtgtgtgtgtgtgtgtgtgtgtgtgtcactgtgtgtatatgtgtgtggtgtgtgtgtgcgtgtgtgcatgtgtgtgtgtgtgtgtgtgtgcgtgcgtgtgtgcatgtgtgtgtgtgtgtgtgtgtgtgtgtgtctgtgtgtgtctgtgtgtgtctgtgtgtgtgtgtgtgtgtgtgtgtgtgtgtgtgtgtgtgtgtgtgtctgtgtctgtgtgtgtctgtgtgtgtgtgtgtgtgtgtgtgtgtgtgtgtgtgtgttgtgtgtgtgtgtgtcactgtgtgtttgtgtgtgtgcgcggtCAATGGTTGTAAAACCAATCTCACAACTACATTCCTTACCCTATTGGCTACCTAAATTTTTAACAAAAAACTATGACGTTATAAAGATATGATATCATTAAATATGTAAGGTTACCAAACACATGATGTCATTATTGGCAGCGGGCAAAATTTTAAACCACTGATTATATGATGCCTTTTGTATTTCAGAGGTTTAGATACGTCATTGGATCAGTCCACTAACTCCGGCATATTAacagttaatatcaatgaaatatatttataaattatgtTTGATTGTGAGTGATATGTATAGGTGACTGACGTGTCATCTCAAGGTGATAATGAGTTACTGGACTCATCACAAGCGTCACAGGTGTGATAGCAACAAAGGAGGACGATCAATCGTCTGTGGCTTGTGATGCCAAAACCGTCGAGTCAACAGCATCAAAGCAGTCGGAAGAAGGTCTGCATACTTGACATTTTATTCTAACGCTCATGACTGTTatgtttttgttattttattgatattaattagttagtaaGTGACATTTGACTTTATGATATTGATATAGTGATTTTGACTGACTGATAGTTGGACGGGATGATAGacggatagatggacagacagacagacagacagacagacagacagagagacagattgTTGACGTAGTTTGCTTCAGGGCACATCTGCAGTccttgcagacagacagacagaatagacaaatggatggacagacagacagacagacagacagaatagacagatggatggacagacagactcacagacagacagatggacaaacaaacagatagatggacagacagaatagactgatggatggacagacagactcacagacagacagatggacaaacaaacagatagatggacagacagattagagagatggatggacagacagacaaacagacagatggacagacagactgacagacagaaagatggacagacagacaaacagaatagacagatggatggacagacagagacagacagatagatcgacagacagacagacagacagacagatagaaagacagatggagagacagacagatagacagacagaaatatggacaaacaaacagacagactgactgaatagacagatggatggacagacagagacagaaagatagaaagacagacaaatggacagacagacagacacgtaccAAGACGGACAAGCATACAAATGGATGGGCAGGCAGTTGGGCAGACTGTCGGACATCAATCACGTTATGTCTGCAGTATCTCTCATTTGTGTGAAGACTGAGACACGGTATTTGTCGTTTTGCTGTGCATCACTTGCTCTTTGTGTTCCAGCTTGTAGCTCAATTTAAAGTCCAAGCTCCTAGACGGTTTGAATGAGGAGTTTGTGTGCTGTATATGTCGAGAACTTATCTGCGTGGCCCACAGTCTGCCATGTTCGCATGCCTTTTGCAAAGACTGCATAAAACAATGGCTCAAGTAAGAGAAAACTCACACGACCTTAGACCATCTAACCATCTGTAGCAGGTCGTATGATGTGAGGACAGCATATGCAGTCTAtcactcacacatgcataaaacaaatgaacaaacaaatgctcCACTTGCAATACGTTCACTTAGTTTCACTGACTTGATTTGCTGTCGAGTCCAAATCGAGTCCAAAGCTCAACACATTCTTGTCGAACAAgaactgtggtgtgtgtgtgtgtgtgtgtgtgtgtgtgtgtgtgtgtgtgtgtgtgtgtgtgtgtgtgtacagcttatgtatgtgtgtgcatctgtggcAGGAACGATGAAATTTGGAGTCAATAAATTGGATGAAAGCTGCTGCTGTGATTACCGACTCATCGCCTGTTAGAAGGCAGGCAATCCCCGGATCGTCGCAGGTTGATGTGAGGCATTCACCTAGTCAGCAGGTGTGTTCACATGTTGTGACCAAGTGTGAGTGGTAATAATCATTTGATGTTGTCTGTGGCAGAGAGTAGCAGTGCTGCCAAGGACTGATACGTATTCACCCAATTCAAGCCAAGACGGGGTTTGTGCTACCGAAGAAATTCTTGTGTCTGtatattgtctgtccatgtttagtttttttgtctgtctgtccatctgtatgtctcactgtgtgtgtgtgtgtgtgtgtgtgtgtgtgtgtgtgtgtgtgtgtgtgtgtgtgtgtgtgtgtgtgtgtgtatgtccgtctgcctgtttgtcatcTCTCCACCATCCATAATGTCTGTATGTTGGATGTCCATTGTTTGGTTGATACTAATCCATCACATCATCCTAGGACTATACAATTACTGGCACCAATCTTCTAAATCCATCAAATAGCAACAGTAGCCGTCGTTCACAAGTCTGCAGCCGAACAGCCTGATGACGACGACTGCAACGAAGATGCCACAGAATCCTAAAACAGCAGCAAATCAGGAAACGCACAAGTATACACAGTGAACCATCCAGCATCAGACACGACGTCCCAAGTGTCCCACACTGCAGTACTAGTTGCCGTCAATGCGATCGCTGCCGTTAGTCACATCAACACCAATAAAAGTTCACTCGATTGTTGATTGCATCTTGTGCGCACGTTTCAGGCTGCAGACGAGAGCGACAAAGAAGACGAAACGGagagaaacaaagacacagaagAGAGAGAAGGAAACAAATCAATCCCGGCAGGATCTAGTAAGGCAATAGTATcgtgatttgtttgtctgtctattgttgtGAATGCCGTGGATTCTCTGTGTAGCATCCGGGAGCGTGTGAATCGATCGATCTCTGTGGACTCGTAGAAGACCGAGGTGTCTGTCGATGAGACGTGGGATCCATCGTTTCATGACACGTCGACGCTTGATAATTCAATAACATTGACTCACAGTAAACAAGGACACGAGAATGTCCGTAAATCTGATGAGGAAAACGAAGCAGCCGAACACACGAGAAGAGAAGATGCACATGAAGATGCTACAGACGAACCGGATGGCAACAGAGAGGCGACAGGGTCAAGTGAGGAGACTGAAAAGAGGCCTGATGATGTGACTGTTGGGCAAGTGGAGGATGTATTGATGGTTAGAGGTGAGAATTAGGATGATGGTCAATTGGAATTTCGCCCATCTGTAGACGTGAGTGATAAGAAGCAGACGAAAAGTGTTGAACACGGATTGGAGCAGCACACAGATgcacaggtgtgtgtgtgtgtgtgtgtgtgtgtgtgtgtgtgtgtgtgtgtgtgtgtgtgtgtgtgtgtgtcctgaATGTTGCATGGCATCATGCACCTAGAGTACGTTGTACTCTATGGTTGCCTGCCGTTGATCAGTCTCCTCTGGTGTTTATTATCTCTTAGATGCCCAAAAACGATCGATTACTGTTGAGTTAGAGGAGCAAGGCACACACTGAGCATCAGACAAGAGGATTAGTTTGAACGTGGGCCCAGTACATTGACTCGATGGCATCACCCTCTTCAACCCTCTCCTGTCCAACTGCGGCAGTTTTGCAAGCTCCTCAGTTTGTTAAAGTAGTTTGTACAGAGAGTGAAAGGCACGACCTCGGGAGTTTACGTTGAAAGACCAGGATACATCAGGGTTCTTAAGATCAGACAGACTGGGAAGATAAGAAAGCTGGTGTGATGACTAGAGAACTACAGAGGTTGCTTGCAAGGAACAATGTGGTTTTTATTATGATATCGAGGTCATCATCCTCATTCTGCACTTTCTCGTGCACGATTTTTGTTTCTCTTGGTGTCTCCACCTCTTCGACATGCATCATGGATGTCTTACTTTCTGTTTCTATTTTACTTTCTTCATCCGTTGTGTGCAAACTCCTCACACATTCTTCACTGGCTGTATGATTGTCGGTCTCCCTAAAGATGTTGGTAATGGCTACATCATTGCTCGTCACCTCACCAATTAACAAATATTTTGTGTGAGCCAATCGTTGCTGGAGTGTGGCAAAGGAACGTCTATGGAAGTGATGGTTGCATCCAAGTGGTAGTGGACTGGACATCGACATGTCAATGAGTTGCAGTGAGAGATGCAGTCGGTCTGTCCACATGCTGACGGTGGTGCTAGTGTATGACGTCTTCTAGTGCAATCTCGAGATACACTGGGCAGTTTGCTGATGTAGCAAAGGAGTAGGACACGCCACGCCTACATATGAGATGTAAGCACGTGATGTTAACGCGCGTGATACATTCACACATTAAATAgcaatataaatatttttgttttatattaattaatatcaataaaagtaatattttattttatattatatgttaattaataaaaattattaatatattattttgttttatattttatatattatctaatatataaagctcaaattgtctgtctgtgtgtgtgtgtgtgtgtatgtatgttcgcgtttggcggccacgtcttttgtccgttcgcaaccgaaatcggcacgcacactcggcacgcacagaagaaggtttgcgtaaaaaataaaaaaataatgcaccgggtcccctctcgagggatcgacccacgcgtaaaatttctcgacgacgtaaacgctacacattgcagttcattcgaacacacgcccgcaccagtcccgtgtagaccctatgcatcgccgtccttcgcaaagcttcgagcaatcgaatatctcttgccgacgaaacctactcttctatcgcttgcgtttctctccaaattctgatcgcatttgcaccgaatccaacctacacgttttctgcagcaagcgctacacggggagtgtgtcgatttctatcgaaacaagcgcgaagagcaagattcgaattcatacagcatatccgggacctcgcaacaaagattgcatgtgacgtgtccacagacctatctttacactacagtatcttgcccgtacgaaggacgggccatggatcctagttaattaataaaataatattttattctttatttGCTAATTAAAAAactttataaattaatttattattttatatctaATAGTAATTGATAAACATAATTACCGTGGTATATTAACGtaatattatattttgtataatgactaatataatatattaacaagcaattttattatgtatttaaaattataaaaatattgattaaaatatttaaaattatttaattaaaatattgaaTTGTTTTTGTGTGGTTGTGAGGTTGTAGTGAATGATGAGTTTGTGgttatttgtgttgtagataTGAGATGTAAACATGTGGAGTCATATTATATCTACATTAGAGTTTCTGGAATGAAAAGAATCGATCTGTACAATTTTGTACATTGAAGTGAATGTAGAAATTATAGTAACAATGATATTTACTATTGCTACAGTGTACCATACTGTATGTGAATAATTTATGtttctaattaaattagatgACATCTATTTGGGCACGTGTTAAACACGTGATTAGAACAAGGTCACGTGCCGTAAATAGCTgaattacgcatgcgcaaagtaTTGTGTTGTGAAGTCCCAGGGAAATTTGTTTGTCACTTGGTCGTTTGCGTTTGTATCGCGTCGGAGGTGAGCAGTTTGCAATAGTCATGTAGGTAGAcgaataatataaaataatgtaTGTAGACTGGGATAGACAGTAGAGTTAGAATGTGTGAGAAAGAAAGCAGTTTgtgagttgttttgtgtggtggagtgttattgtttgtttgttgtgtagaaatgaacgaagaattgaggGAAGCGGTGGAGAGAGGTGATATTGAGTCAGTAACGCGTCTTTTGGAGATGAAAGGTGATGTCAATGCTCGTGATAAGGATGgggtatgtgttgtgagttataatgtgtgtattggatgttgaaatgaactgcacgtcgtttgatctcaaaatagaACACTCTTCTGATGCAAGCGTGTAGGAAGAAGAAAAAGGAGATGGTTGTGTTGCTGCTCTCTAAATCAGCAGATGTTAATGAGACTGGTGATgtgagttgattgagtgtgtgaaagtgtgatgtgttgttgataagatgatagatatcaactagatgtaACAATCTAATCCAACAATCAACGTTTTGGTTTCTTGTTGCTGGTCAAGAGGCAGCAGTGTTGACTTGTGACTGGCTGaagcagccattgcatgcagagatgaataatcttgttggtttttatttcattcaacttgGACTGTTGGAGAGTatttttgcagtagttattgtcttatcaggtcgtcttcattttctattttcttttgtcttgcagcatgtgtacagtgtgatggaggaataatgataataatacattcttgtgtatGCAGTGTGGATGGACAGCTTTGATTGTATCTGCAATCGTCAGATCAGAAGAGATCACTGATCTACTACTGAATGTCAAAGATATTAATGTGATGAAGGGAGATTAtgtgagtttgagtattgagaggttgagttgatattgtggtgtctgttgtgcatgtattaaacatatttgtgagtgtaatgcattgattttgctattgtttgtgtttgtgtgttgatcattctattgaatgtctcattgtgtgtgttgaatggaatgtctgttgctttaatatattttaacataacactctctcactatcttatcagtttcttgtttactcagTGGGGAAGGACAGCCATCCATTATGCTGCAGGgaataatcacgtgaccattgtagagagacttttgtcttgttctgttcctgttgatatcaatgataatgatGGTTGTACACCATTGTTGTTTGCTGCCTGGCAtggtgatgtgtgttgtgttgatgttcttctaaaacatggagcgagtccccaacatgagaggtgatgcattcaatatccttcagtcaataatattactaacgtgatgtcattgtgggatAGTGAGTGTGGAGTATCACCACTGGAGATTGCCAAGGGAAAGGGTCACAGTGATGTggttgagatgatggaagaagccataagatgtaagtgaaagaaacaattaatttgtgtttttgttttttcttcttttgatttaatgtgatgattttggtgtgaggttagattgatattgttgaatgatttgcttgttatCTTGTCTGTGGAGCTATTGTAGTGATGTGCTGCTTTTCATCTTCTCACTTCTTTTTGTCTCAACGTTTGGGTTGAGGtgatgtgtctgcttgttttattgtgtgtgtgtccatttgtcaattgaatcagttaatgagttaataatattttactgttgtcttcttctctACATATATGGGTGTTTATCTCTTTGCACACTTGTCTGTaaattattgtctgtttgtcttttgttaatttctatttgtttgtatgtcgtgtttgtgtgtttccaTTTTGAGTGACATTGTTTCTTCTCTTACAGTGACATCTCATCCTTATGTGGAGGGTCGCATGTTTGTCATGAAACGTCAATATGAAGAGACAGTAATGTGACTTTTTCAtctctagttgtctgtttgccaagttgtgtttgtgttgcatagatTGCTGAACTGCAGAGTGAAGTGGACAAGATGAAAGAAGAATTAAGACAATCATCCTTGGTCCACGAAGTGAGGAGATTGAGAAGTGAGATCCAAGAGAAAGAGGGGGAAATGAGATGTCTCGTGTCTGCTCTTGCTACTGTTAGCAGAATGGCAAGCGAGAAAGTAGGACAAGCACACATAGAGCTTGCAGACGTGTAGGATATGATTGTTGATTTgaattattgttgttttgactTTGTACTGCATGAGCTAGTTGGAGTAGGAAGGAGATggaataataattattgtctgtttttctttgtctttgtgattgaatgtttgttttggTTTGTTGTCTTGCAGGTTGGTGAAGGTCACACGACTTGTGCCGAGTATCACATGTTGTCACAAGCGGCAGGTAATAACATAAAAAGAAAGATTGGGTATATCATAGACTCTAGATGCTTTAGTGAGTCTCCGGTAGGTTAAGTTGCTTACGATATCTgccagtttgtttgtgtattgaacGATCGTCTCCCTGCATGGTAATGTGGCTTTGTGATGTAGCAGGAATGGCAAATCAACTGACCCCGATGTTGGTAGCAAACAGCAGATGTACGGAGCGAGAGATGGTGGCTGTAGCTCATAAAGTCCGTCCTTATTGGCAGGAATTTGTTGCATTTCTCTGTCCATCCTTGTTTTCAGTGGATGAGATAAGAGTTATAGAACGTGAAACTGCAGACTTATTTTCTCAAAGCAGAAGAGCATTGGACAAGTGGGGCAATCACTTTGCTGCTCAAGCCAATCGTCGGTTAATAATACAGACATTGTGTGACATTGGACGAACCAGTCAAGCAGTAGATGTATTGGTCGTGAGTTGGTGGAGAATGTCTGTCCACCCAAAtgattgtgtttgtcaattgttgTGGACGTGATGTGTTAGTCTTTGCAGAGAACATGatcttttgtgtttgtaatgcTTGATGCATTTTGCTATGTATTTTAGTGTTTAGTGATTTTTCTAGATTAAAATTGCAGCTTAagtataataaaatataaaataaactaCATAGTTTCAATTTGCAAGTGTTTAACATATCCGGGACATCATAAACTTGATTTTGTAGGAAGAAAGAAGTCCGAGgtagcacatccgggatgtgcacgTGATGAGTTGTAATTTGAAAATGTCTGTTACTGCTCGATAGGTGACGAAGAGTGAAGTCGTAGGGAAGCTAGAATGAGTACAAGCGATCGTTTCACGCCGT contains:
- the LOC134190858 gene encoding kinase D-interacting substrate of 220 kDa-like encodes the protein MNEELREAVERGDIESVTRLLEMKGDVNARDKDGNTLLMQACRKKKKEMVVLLLSKSADVNETGDCGWTALIVSAIVRSEEITDLLLNVKDINVMKGDYWGRTAIHYAAGNNHVTIVERLLSCSVPVDINDNDGCTPLLFAAWHGDVCCVDVLLKHGASPQHESECGVSPLEIAKGKGHSDVVEMMEEAIRLTSHPYVEGRMFVMKRQYEETIAELQSEVDKMKEELRQSSLVHEVRRLRSEIQEKEGEMRCLVSALATVSRMASEKVGEGHTTCAEYHMLSQAAGNNIKRKIGYIIDSRCFSESPVG